One window of Thermocoleostomius sinensis A174 genomic DNA carries:
- a CDS encoding carbon-nitrogen hydrolase family protein — protein MKSYLAAAVQMTSLPDLSKNLAQAEDWIELAVRQGAELVCLPENFSFLGSEDAKMLQAETIAQRSEKFLKTMAQRHQITLLGGGFPVPTGHGQVYNTALLVGPSGEELARYEKVHLFDVNLPDGNTYQESKTVLAGTQLPPVYPSDEFGNLGLSVCYDVRFPELYRHLAHKGAEVLIVPAAFTAYTGKDHWQVLLQARAIENTCYVIAPAQTGKHFGIRQSHGHAMIIDPWGIVLANAGDKPGVAIAAIAPTRIEQVRRQMPSLQHRVFVS, from the coding sequence TGGATTGAGTTGGCGGTGAGGCAAGGAGCCGAGTTGGTCTGTTTACCAGAAAACTTTTCGTTTTTGGGAAGCGAAGACGCGAAAATGCTGCAAGCCGAGACGATCGCCCAAAGGAGTGAAAAATTTCTCAAAACGATGGCACAACGCCATCAAATTACCCTGCTAGGTGGTGGTTTTCCAGTACCAACAGGGCATGGACAGGTCTATAATACGGCGCTACTGGTGGGGCCATCAGGCGAAGAATTAGCCCGCTATGAAAAGGTGCATCTGTTTGACGTGAACCTTCCCGATGGCAATACCTATCAAGAGTCCAAGACGGTACTTGCTGGAACCCAATTGCCGCCTGTCTACCCCTCTGACGAGTTTGGTAATTTAGGACTATCGGTTTGCTATGATGTGCGTTTTCCAGAGCTATATCGCCATCTAGCGCATAAGGGGGCCGAGGTCTTAATTGTTCCAGCCGCCTTTACGGCTTACACGGGCAAAGACCACTGGCAGGTGTTGTTGCAAGCGCGGGCGATCGAAAATACTTGCTATGTCATCGCCCCTGCCCAAACTGGGAAACACTTCGGGATTCGCCAGTCGCATGGCCACGCCATGATCATTGACCCTTGGGGCATTGTTTTAGCCAACGCAGGCGACAAACCCGGTGTGGCGATCGCTGCCATTGCTCCCACTCGAATTGAACAAGTGCGTCGCCAAATGCCCTCTCTACAGCATCGAGTGTTTGTCTCGTAA
- a CDS encoding ABC transporter ATP-binding protein → MTVAVCLQNVHKVYNNVPVVNDLSLMIEPGEVFGLLGPNGAGKSTTIRMLTTLTQPTQGEIVVAGYDVVRQPFGAKKQIGVVLQQTSVDLDLSVWENMEFHGRMHHIPNSIRQKEIQRWLEYVELDDRRNDLVKTLSGGMKRRLQIARALLHRPQILFLDEPTVGLDPQTRRRLWEIIKGLNQQGMTILLTTHYMEEVEYLCNRIGIMDSGKLIEVGTLEELRQKHGEGLLMKQNGDRWEYHFFPTLDDAKIFLDQQPDKTGMMVRPSNLEDIFVELTGRNLD, encoded by the coding sequence ATGACTGTTGCGGTTTGTCTGCAAAATGTCCACAAGGTTTATAACAACGTGCCAGTTGTGAATGACCTTTCTTTGATGATTGAGCCGGGAGAAGTCTTTGGGTTGCTGGGGCCCAATGGAGCCGGAAAATCGACTACGATTCGTATGTTAACCACGTTGACCCAACCTACCCAAGGAGAGATTGTGGTGGCTGGCTATGATGTGGTGCGGCAACCCTTCGGCGCGAAGAAGCAGATTGGCGTTGTGCTTCAGCAAACCAGCGTAGACTTGGATCTCAGCGTTTGGGAAAATATGGAGTTTCACGGACGGATGCACCATATCCCCAACTCGATTCGCCAAAAAGAAATTCAGCGGTGGTTAGAGTATGTGGAGCTAGACGATCGCCGCAATGACCTGGTGAAAACCTTGTCGGGCGGCATGAAGCGTCGCCTACAAATTGCTAGAGCTTTGCTGCATCGCCCCCAGATTCTATTTCTAGATGAACCAACTGTGGGGCTAGATCCGCAAACCCGCCGTCGGCTATGGGAAATTATCAAAGGCTTGAATCAACAGGGCATGACAATCTTGTTGACGACCCACTACATGGAAGAGGTGGAATATCTCTGCAACCGCATCGGCATTATGGACAGCGGCAAGCTCATTGAAGTTGGTACCCTTGAAGAACTGCGCCAAAAACACGGCGAGGGGTTGCTGATGAAGCAAAACGGCGATCGCTGGGAGTATCACTTTTTCCCAACGCTCGACGATGCCAAAATCTTCCTCGATCAACAACCAGACAAAACCGGGATGATGGTACGCCCTTCCAACTTAGAAGATATTTTCGTAGAATTGACCGGGAGAAATTTGGATTAG
- the scpB gene encoding SMC-Scp complex subunit ScpB has product MMRLASKIEAILYLKAQPLTLAKIAEYAKCDRDEVEEGIIELMSDYAHRDSALEVVETPEGYCLQLREPFQDLVQTLIPVDLGVGALRTLAAIALKGSIAQPELVELRGSGAYQHVQELVQLGFVRKRRQSDGRSYRLQVTDKFYQYFQVDKLPNPSEPPVPPL; this is encoded by the coding sequence ATGATGCGCCTCGCCAGCAAAATTGAAGCCATTTTATACCTCAAAGCTCAGCCGCTGACTCTTGCCAAGATTGCCGAGTATGCTAAGTGCGATCGAGATGAGGTAGAAGAAGGCATCATTGAATTGATGTCAGATTATGCTCACCGCGACAGTGCCCTGGAAGTTGTAGAAACTCCAGAAGGCTACTGCTTGCAACTGCGAGAACCGTTTCAAGATTTGGTACAAACCTTAATTCCAGTAGACTTGGGGGTTGGTGCTCTGCGGACGCTGGCAGCCATTGCCCTCAAAGGATCGATCGCCCAACCTGAGTTGGTAGAACTGCGCGGCTCTGGAGCATATCAACATGTGCAAGAACTCGTACAGCTTGGATTTGTGCGTAAACGGCGACAATCGGACGGGCGATCGTATCGGCTGCAAGTCACCGATAAGTTTTACCAATATTTTCAGGTTGATAAACTTCCTAACCCCTCAGAGCCGCCTGTACCGCCTCTTTAG
- a CDS encoding DUF760 domain-containing protein, with protein MVFNPDNFEFFGGEIEEGQANKLLKYLQHQSPEMLARVARSVSPEIKQIISQNVQGLVGVLPSETFNVQITTDRENLAGLLASAMMTGYFLRRMEQRMELESSIKGSSPLSFDASDFDLFNTDE; from the coding sequence ATGGTTTTTAACCCTGACAATTTTGAGTTCTTCGGCGGTGAGATCGAAGAGGGTCAGGCGAATAAGTTGTTGAAGTACCTTCAGCATCAGTCTCCTGAAATGCTAGCGAGAGTTGCCAGATCCGTTAGCCCTGAAATTAAGCAGATCATCTCCCAGAATGTTCAGGGATTGGTGGGTGTTTTACCTTCGGAAACCTTTAATGTGCAAATTACGACCGATCGCGAGAATCTAGCTGGTTTGCTAGCCTCTGCCATGATGACAGGCTATTTTCTACGTCGCATGGAACAACGGATGGAGCTAGAATCCAGCATCAAAGGATCATCGCCTTTAAGCTTCGATGCGAGTGATTTCGATCTGTTTAACACAGACGAGTAG
- a CDS encoding DUF423 domain-containing protein: MVRLFLLIGSMLGGLAVAAGAFASHALKDKLTDRSLEIFELATRYQMYHALALLLIALLLSRAEAAPPLLSASGAAFIAGVLIFCGSLYALSFTGIKGLGAITPIGGVAFLAGWICLAIAAWGYK, from the coding sequence ATGGTCAGACTCTTTTTACTGATTGGGTCCATGTTGGGTGGCTTGGCAGTTGCGGCTGGAGCCTTTGCTTCCCATGCCCTTAAAGACAAATTAACTGACCGATCGCTAGAAATTTTTGAACTGGCCACGCGCTATCAGATGTACCACGCGCTGGCGTTGCTGCTGATAGCCTTACTATTGAGCCGTGCCGAAGCTGCGCCGCCCCTGCTATCTGCCTCTGGGGCAGCGTTTATTGCTGGGGTGCTAATTTTTTGTGGCAGTCTGTATGCCCTCAGTTTTACGGGAATCAAGGGGTTAGGGGCAATTACTCCAATCGGCGGGGTCGCATTCCTCGCAGGCTGGATCTGTTTGGCAATTGCCGCTTGGGGATACAAATAA
- the bchM gene encoding magnesium protoporphyrin IX methyltransferase, which yields MTATDDKTVVREYFNATGFDRWRRIYGTGDVNKVQLDIRKGHQQTVDTVLNWLRSDGNVAELTICDAGCGVGSLSLPLAQAGAIVYASDISEKMVGEAKERAMAAGIGSENLTFVVQDLESLSGQYHTVVCLDVLIHYPQEQAMGMIAHLSNLATNRLILSFAPKTLGYSLLKRIGDFFPGPSKATRAYLHREAMIVEALQANGWTVQRNAMTKTRFYFSRLLEAMKE from the coding sequence ATGACTGCAACTGACGATAAAACTGTAGTTCGCGAATACTTTAATGCCACTGGGTTCGATCGCTGGCGACGAATTTATGGCACTGGGGATGTCAATAAAGTGCAATTGGATATCCGCAAGGGGCATCAGCAGACGGTTGATACGGTGCTGAACTGGCTCAGAAGTGATGGCAATGTGGCAGAATTAACCATCTGTGATGCAGGGTGTGGCGTTGGTAGTCTCAGTTTACCGCTGGCACAAGCAGGAGCCATCGTTTATGCCAGCGATATTTCCGAGAAAATGGTGGGTGAGGCGAAGGAGCGGGCTATGGCTGCTGGTATTGGCTCGGAAAACCTCACATTTGTAGTTCAAGATCTGGAATCGTTGAGCGGACAGTATCACACGGTGGTTTGTCTAGATGTGCTGATTCACTATCCCCAAGAGCAGGCAATGGGCATGATTGCGCATCTCAGCAACTTGGCCACCAATCGCCTCATCCTCAGCTTTGCGCCGAAAACGTTGGGCTACAGCTTGCTTAAGCGCATTGGTGACTTCTTTCCTGGCCCCAGCAAGGCCACTCGCGCTTATCTACATCGGGAAGCGATGATCGTCGAGGCGTTGCAAGCAAACGGTTGGACAGTACAACGCAATGCGATGACCAAAACCCGCTTCTATTTTTCACGACTGCTGGAAGCTATGAAGGAATAA